The Methanobacterium bryantii genome includes the window CAAAGAATGGTTTAATTAATTCTTTGAAACCTTCATCACACTCTACAAATACATGGATATTGGCTTCAACATCTAAGTCAAGGTCTTTTCGCATGTCTTGAACTCTTCTTATAAGTTCTCTGGACATTGCTTCGGATAATATTTCTTCTGTGACTTCTGTGTTTATGAATACATTTCCAGAATCGAAATCTGCACTTACAAGATTTTCTGGAAGTTCAGTTTCAAATAAAATATCGTCAACACCAAGTTCTATGCTTCTACCATCAACTTCAACAGAATAACTTCCTTCAGCATCTAAAATTGATTTTATCTCTGATCCGTCGGCTTCTGTAAGATGTTTCATTACTTTTGGTGCATCGCCTCTGAGTCTTGGTCCAAGGGTCTTTAAATTAGGTTTTGCAATTATCTTGAGGTTTTCAAATTCATCTGTTGCTATGATCTCTTTTGTATTGGCCTGTTCCATTATGACAGCTTTAAGTGATTCAACTGCGCTTAAAACTTTTTTGTCCTCAGAAACAACTACAATTTCACTTACGGGCCATCTAAGTTTGTATCTTGCAACATCTCTTCCTCTTGCACATGCTTCGATGATATCTCTGACGATATCCATATTTTCTTCTAATTCAGTATCAATCAAGTCTTCATTGAATTCCCAGTCTTCCATATGTATACTTTCAGGAGCATCTTCTTCCACTCCTTTTATGAGATTCTGGTAAATTTCTTCGGTAATGTGGGGAGTTATTGGGGCCATTGTTTTAATTAGAAGTTTTAAGGCGTTGTATAGTGTAAAATAAGCTCCTAGTTTATCAGGATCTTCTTTTTCAACCCATGTACGTCCTCTTATGAGTCTAACATACCATCTGCTCAAATCTTCCAGTATGAAATGATTTATAGCCCTTGTAGCTTTATGGAGATATAAAGAATCTAAAGCTTCTGTTACTTCTTTTGCAAGGGAATTAGCACGTGAGGTTATCCATCTGTCTTCATCTCTTAATTTAAGATCTTTTTCAGTGTACAGTGTTGGGTTGAAATTATCTATTGTCATGTAGGTAGTTGAAAATACATAAACATTCCATAGAATATTGAACATTTTCTGGACGTTTTTAATCTCATCCCAGGTGAATTTCAGGTCTTCCCATGGTTTATTTCCCCAGAGTAGATAAAATCTCAATATATCTGCTCCGTACTGTTCAATGACTTCTTCTGGCGCTACTACGTTTCCGAGGGATTTACTCATCTTTCTTCCCTCTTCATCGAGGGTAAATCCATGCATTAAAACTTTTTTATATGGTGCTTTGTCAAAAGATATTACTCCGCACCCTAATTGTGAATAGAACCATCCTCTAGTTTGATCATGTCCTTCTGTTATGAAATCGTAAGGGAACCATTCATCAAACATTTCTTTTTCTTCTGGATAATGCAGAGCTGCCCATCCTGCTACTCCTGAGTCTATCCATACGTCTAAAACGTCAGGGACACGGTTCATGTCTCCCCCACATTCACACTGGATTGTAATTTCATCAACATAAGGTCTGTGTATGAAATCTCCTTCGAGAGTTCCTTTAACTGTTTTCTCTTTTAACTCGTCGATGGACCCTATAACGGTTATTTCTCCACAGTCTTCACATCTCCAGATTGGAATTGGAATTCCCCAGTATCTCTGCCTTGATATTGTCCAGTCTCTTGCATTTTCAACCCAGTTACGGAACCTGCTTTCACCAGCCCATTCTGGGACCCATTCAACATGGTCTAACTCGGATAACATTTTGTCTTTAATGTCTGTAACTTTAAGGAACCACTGCTGTGTTGCAAGGTATATAATAGGAGTTTTACATCTCCAGCAGAACCCGTACCTGTGGTCAATTATGCCTTCTTTAAAGAGTAAACCGTGTACATCTAAATCAGTTATGATGTAAGGATCGGCTTCTTTTACAAATTCGCCTTCATATTTTCCAGCTTCTTTTTTAAATAGTCCTGCCTCATCTACTGGACAGAATATTGGTAAACCGTATTTTTTACCAATATCAAAATCGTCTGGACCATGTCCTGGAGCGGTATGAACACAACCAGTACCTTCTGTTAAAGTTACATGTTCTCCTGGAAGTATTTTATGCGTAAATTCTTTTTGAACAGGTATTTCATCTATAAGTGGGTGTTGATATTCAAGGCCCTCAAGATCACTACCTTTCACTGTTTTAAGAATTTCATAATCTTGATCTTCGAATAAAGAGCTAACAAGGGCTTCTGCCATTATATAAACTTCGCCGTTAACATTAACATAAGCATAATCAAAATCAGGATGTACACATACTGCCATGTTAGCCGGGAGGGTCCATGGTGTTGTTGTCCATACAAGTACGTATTCATTACCGTTTTCAGACTCTTTTAATGGGAATTTAACATAAATTGAAGGGTCTTCTTTATTTTCATAATCGATTTCTGCAAGTGCAAGTGCTGTTTCACATCGGGGGCACCATGTTATAACTCTGAGATCGTTTATAAGAAGATCTTTTTCATTTGCTTTCTTTAGGGTCCACCAGCAGGATTCCATGTATTTAGTATCAAAAGTAACATAAGGATTATTCCAGTCCATCCATATGCCCAGCATTTTAAACTGATCGGTCATGAGGGCTTTATTTTCAATTGCAAATTCTTTACATTTTTCTACAAAATTGGCAATTCCTATTTTAGTTTCAATTTCCTTTTTACTTTTTAAACCGAGTAATCCTTCTACTTTATGTTCTATAGGAAGTCCATGAGTATCCCATCCGGCCTGTCTCCGCAGATTGAAACCTGACATGCTTTTAAAGCGTAAAAAAGTGTCTTTTATGGTTTTATTCCATGCAGTTCCCAGGTGTATTTTACCACTACAATAAGGAGGGCCGTCTAAAAATGAAAATTTAGGGCTATTCTCTCTTAATTTGTCTGTTTTTTGATATATACTGTTTTCATTCCAAAACTTTTGAATATCTTTTTCTATAAGCTTTGTATCGTATGATCTCTTGGCCTCTTTTATTGGCATTTTCATTCTCCTTATGGTATTTATAAATTAAATATAAGAATCAGCTTTTTTCGTAAAAATTTCTGTGCTTCATTACATTTTTTTCATTAATTTATTCTTGATCTATATCTGATTCGCAGATATTTAAAAGTTAACGCATATTTTTTGAGGTAATAGTATTTTTTTCGCGAAATAGAAAAAGATATAAATAACTTTAATCCTAATTAGTAGTGCATCCCCTATTACAACGATACTATTTTTAATACTGATCGTATCGCCTCCGGGGGGATGTTACACCTACTAATTTTTATACAATATCACTATACTAATTATGGCGCCCCGCTCACCCTCTTGTTTGAACTCTCAAATGGGGCGTCAATTAATTATAAAGTTGTAA containing:
- the ileS gene encoding isoleucine--tRNA ligase, whose translation is MPIKEAKRSYDTKLIEKDIQKFWNENSIYQKTDKLRENSPKFSFLDGPPYCSGKIHLGTAWNKTIKDTFLRFKSMSGFNLRRQAGWDTHGLPIEHKVEGLLGLKSKKEIETKIGIANFVEKCKEFAIENKALMTDQFKMLGIWMDWNNPYVTFDTKYMESCWWTLKKANEKDLLINDLRVITWCPRCETALALAEIDYENKEDPSIYVKFPLKESENGNEYVLVWTTTPWTLPANMAVCVHPDFDYAYVNVNGEVYIMAEALVSSLFEDQDYEILKTVKGSDLEGLEYQHPLIDEIPVQKEFTHKILPGEHVTLTEGTGCVHTAPGHGPDDFDIGKKYGLPIFCPVDEAGLFKKEAGKYEGEFVKEADPYIITDLDVHGLLFKEGIIDHRYGFCWRCKTPIIYLATQQWFLKVTDIKDKMLSELDHVEWVPEWAGESRFRNWVENARDWTISRQRYWGIPIPIWRCEDCGEITVIGSIDELKEKTVKGTLEGDFIHRPYVDEITIQCECGGDMNRVPDVLDVWIDSGVAGWAALHYPEEKEMFDEWFPYDFITEGHDQTRGWFYSQLGCGVISFDKAPYKKVLMHGFTLDEEGRKMSKSLGNVVAPEEVIEQYGADILRFYLLWGNKPWEDLKFTWDEIKNVQKMFNILWNVYVFSTTYMTIDNFNPTLYTEKDLKLRDEDRWITSRANSLAKEVTEALDSLYLHKATRAINHFILEDLSRWYVRLIRGRTWVEKEDPDKLGAYFTLYNALKLLIKTMAPITPHITEEIYQNLIKGVEEDAPESIHMEDWEFNEDLIDTELEENMDIVRDIIEACARGRDVARYKLRWPVSEIVVVSEDKKVLSAVESLKAVIMEQANTKEIIATDEFENLKIIAKPNLKTLGPRLRGDAPKVMKHLTEADGSEIKSILDAEGSYSVEVDGRSIELGVDDILFETELPENLVSADFDSGNVFINTEVTEEILSEAMSRELIRRVQDMRKDLDLDVEANIHVFVECDEGFKELIKPFFDFISNEVRAEKLSFEAQEGDYTKEWKIEDENLKITIKKT